A portion of the Acidihalobacter yilgarnensis genome contains these proteins:
- the grpE gene encoding nucleotide exchange factor GrpE, which translates to MSQIPPQNDEKTQASPDVSEMAGSAESGGAEGDALEALHHDLQEMKDKAQVHWDQFVRAQAELDNLRKRAERDLANAHKYALERFANELLPVKDSLEMGMSAAEGAEGDSSIREGMALTLRMFAQVLTKFGIEEVNPVGERFDPERHQAMTMQPSDEQPPNTVLAVMQKGYVLNDRLLRPAMVVVSKSPT; encoded by the coding sequence ATGAGTCAAATACCCCCTCAGAATGACGAGAAAACACAGGCCTCGCCAGATGTATCGGAGATGGCGGGTAGTGCTGAGTCTGGTGGTGCCGAGGGCGATGCCCTGGAGGCACTGCACCATGACCTGCAGGAAATGAAGGACAAGGCCCAAGTGCATTGGGATCAGTTTGTGCGCGCGCAGGCAGAGCTCGACAATCTGCGCAAACGTGCTGAACGCGACCTGGCGAACGCCCACAAATATGCGCTTGAGCGCTTCGCGAATGAGCTGCTGCCAGTCAAGGATAGCCTCGAAATGGGGATGAGCGCGGCCGAGGGCGCGGAAGGGGATTCAAGTATCCGCGAGGGTATGGCGCTGACATTGCGCATGTTCGCCCAGGTGTTGACCAAGTTCGGTATCGAAGAGGTCAACCCAGTGGGTGAGCGCTTCGATCCAGAGCGCCATCAGGCGATGACGATGCAGCCATCGGACGAGCAGCCACCCAACACCGTGCTCGCCGTTATGCAAAAAGGCTATGTGCTCAACGATCGCCTGCTGAGGCCAGCCATGGTCGTGGTTTCTAAATCACCCACTTGA
- the dnaK gene encoding molecular chaperone DnaK encodes MGKIIGIDLGTTNSCVAIMEAGKPKVIENSEGDRTTPSIIAFGDDTEVLVGQPAKRQAVTNSSNTLYAVKRLIGRRFDEPEVQKDIRLVPYKIAKADNGDAWVEVNGKKMAPPEISARVLMKMKKTAEDYLGEPVTEAVITVPAYFNDSQRQATKDAGKIAGLDVKRIINEPTAAALAFGLDKKGGDRKVAVYDLGGGTFDISIIEMADVDGEQQFEVLATNGDTFLGGEDFDTRLIDYLADEFNKEQGIDLRGDPLAMQRLKEAAEKAKIELSSTQQTEVNLPYVTADKSGPKHLNIKVTRAKLESLVENLIQRTIEPCKLALKDAGLSTSEIADVILVGGQTRMPKVQEAVKNFFGKEPRRDVNPDEAVAVGAAIQGGVLGGEVKDVLLLDVTPLSLGIETMGGVMTKLIERNTTIPTKATQVFSTAEDNQTAVTVHVLQGEREMAAGNKSLGRFDLTDIPPAPRGVPQVEVVFDIDANGILNVSAKDKATGKQQSIVIKASSGLAEDEIDRMVKDAEAHRDDDKRFHELVTARNQADNLIHAAEKSLKEAGDKATAEETQAIEQAVSELKEALKSDNKDTIEAKTEALGAASGKLAEKLYSQAGGEQAQPGATGDSGAGARSGEDVVDAEFEEVKENKK; translated from the coding sequence ATGGGTAAAATCATAGGTATCGACCTTGGAACCACCAATTCCTGCGTGGCCATCATGGAAGCAGGTAAACCCAAGGTGATCGAAAACAGCGAAGGCGACCGCACCACCCCTTCGATCATCGCCTTTGGCGATGACACCGAAGTGCTGGTCGGCCAGCCGGCGAAGCGCCAGGCCGTCACCAACTCCAGCAATACGCTGTATGCAGTCAAGCGTCTGATTGGCCGTCGTTTCGATGAGCCTGAGGTGCAAAAGGACATCAGGCTCGTGCCCTACAAAATCGCCAAGGCGGATAACGGCGATGCCTGGGTTGAGGTCAATGGCAAGAAAATGGCGCCACCGGAAATTTCTGCCCGCGTGCTGATGAAGATGAAGAAGACCGCGGAGGATTATCTCGGCGAACCGGTGACTGAAGCTGTCATCACGGTGCCCGCCTACTTCAACGATTCTCAGCGTCAGGCGACCAAGGATGCCGGCAAGATCGCGGGTCTCGATGTCAAGCGGATCATTAACGAACCGACGGCGGCAGCCTTGGCCTTTGGCCTGGACAAGAAGGGCGGCGACCGCAAGGTGGCGGTATACGATTTGGGCGGTGGCACCTTCGACATTTCCATCATCGAGATGGCGGACGTCGATGGCGAGCAGCAGTTCGAGGTGTTGGCCACCAACGGCGATACCTTCCTGGGTGGCGAGGATTTCGATACCCGTTTGATTGACTATTTGGCAGACGAGTTCAACAAGGAACAAGGCATTGACCTGCGCGGCGACCCGCTGGCTATGCAACGCCTCAAAGAGGCTGCCGAAAAGGCCAAGATCGAACTGTCCTCGACGCAGCAGACTGAGGTCAACTTGCCTTATGTCACTGCGGACAAGAGCGGCCCCAAGCACCTGAATATCAAGGTGACTCGCGCCAAGTTGGAGTCGCTGGTCGAAAATCTCATCCAGCGCACCATCGAACCCTGCAAGCTGGCCCTCAAGGATGCGGGGTTGTCGACCTCCGAGATTGCGGACGTCATTCTGGTCGGTGGTCAGACGCGCATGCCCAAGGTGCAAGAGGCGGTCAAGAATTTCTTCGGCAAGGAGCCGCGTCGTGACGTGAATCCGGACGAGGCGGTGGCCGTGGGCGCAGCTATCCAGGGTGGCGTGCTGGGTGGAGAGGTCAAGGACGTGCTGCTGCTCGACGTGACCCCGTTGTCACTGGGTATCGAGACGATGGGTGGCGTGATGACGAAACTCATCGAGCGCAACACGACCATACCGACCAAGGCGACGCAGGTGTTCTCGACGGCGGAGGACAACCAGACCGCAGTAACGGTGCATGTGCTGCAGGGTGAGCGAGAGATGGCGGCTGGCAACAAATCGCTGGGTCGCTTCGATCTGACGGATATCCCACCTGCACCGCGTGGTGTGCCGCAGGTAGAAGTGGTGTTCGACATCGACGCGAACGGCATTCTCAATGTGTCGGCCAAGGACAAGGCGACCGGCAAACAACAGTCGATCGTGATCAAGGCCTCTTCAGGCCTTGCCGAAGACGAAATTGATCGTATGGTCAAGGATGCCGAGGCACATCGTGATGATGATAAGCGATTCCATGAACTCGTCACCGCGCGCAATCAGGCGGATAACCTGATACACGCGGCAGAGAAGTCTCTCAAGGAAGCTGGCGACAAGGCGACTGCGGAAGAAACGCAGGCGATCGAACAGGCCGTCAGTGAATTGAAGGAAGCCCTCAAGAGCGACAACAAAGATACGATTGAGGCCAAGACCGAGGCATTGGGCGCCGCATCGGGTAAGCTCGCGGAAAAGCTCTATAGCCAGGCTGGCGGCGAACAGGCGCAACCCGGTGCGACAGGCGATTCGGGTGCTGGTGCTCGCAGCGGTGAGGATGTCGTGGACGCCGAGTTCGAAGAGGTCAAGGAAAACAAAAAATAG
- the dnaJ gene encoding molecular chaperone DnaJ, which yields MSKRDYYEVLGVERSAGDDELKKAYRRLAMKYHPDRNPDNAEAIEHFKEAKEAYEVLSDAQKRAAYDQFGHAGVNGGAAGGGAGFGGAGFGDIFEDIFGDIFGGGRGRGERAYRGADLQYNLDLSLEEAVFGTEVKIRVPTIVVCGVCEGSGAKAGTRAESCPTCAGVGQVRIQQGFFSVQQACPRCHGSGKIIPDPCPECRGEGRIRETRTLSVNVPAGVDTGDRIRLAGEGESGPQNGPAGDLYVQIRVKEHKIFTREGENLYCEVPIDFVSAALGGEIEVPTLGGRARLKIPSETQTNRMFRIRGKGIKPVRGGAEGDLICRVVVETPVNLTKAQRELLTQFQETLKGSEQKHSPQAHSWLGGVKGFFEDLKSWLH from the coding sequence ATGTCGAAAAGAGATTACTACGAGGTGCTGGGCGTGGAGCGCTCGGCAGGTGACGATGAACTCAAGAAGGCGTATCGGCGCCTAGCCATGAAATACCATCCGGACCGAAATCCGGACAATGCCGAAGCGATCGAGCATTTCAAGGAAGCCAAAGAGGCCTATGAAGTGCTCAGCGATGCGCAAAAGCGCGCGGCCTACGACCAATTCGGACACGCCGGTGTGAATGGGGGTGCCGCAGGTGGCGGTGCGGGTTTCGGCGGCGCGGGTTTTGGCGACATCTTTGAGGACATCTTCGGCGATATCTTCGGTGGCGGGCGCGGACGAGGAGAGCGTGCTTACCGCGGCGCGGATCTTCAGTACAACCTCGATCTCAGCCTAGAGGAGGCGGTGTTCGGCACTGAGGTCAAGATTCGCGTACCCACGATTGTCGTCTGCGGGGTTTGTGAAGGCAGTGGGGCAAAAGCGGGAACCCGTGCCGAGAGTTGCCCGACTTGTGCGGGCGTGGGGCAGGTACGTATTCAGCAGGGCTTCTTTTCGGTTCAACAAGCCTGTCCCCGTTGCCACGGCAGCGGAAAAATCATTCCAGATCCTTGCCCAGAGTGTCGAGGCGAGGGGCGTATCCGTGAAACCCGGACATTGTCTGTGAACGTTCCGGCCGGCGTGGACACTGGGGACCGTATTCGCTTGGCTGGTGAGGGCGAGTCTGGCCCGCAAAATGGACCTGCGGGCGATCTTTACGTGCAGATCCGGGTCAAGGAGCACAAGATTTTTACCCGTGAGGGCGAGAATCTTTATTGTGAGGTTCCGATCGATTTTGTCAGTGCAGCTCTCGGTGGCGAGATCGAGGTGCCGACATTGGGCGGACGTGCCCGACTCAAGATTCCGTCGGAAACCCAGACGAACCGCATGTTTCGTATTAGAGGCAAAGGGATCAAGCCTGTTCGCGGTGGCGCAGAGGGCGATCTGATTTGTCGTGTGGTGGTCGAAACGCCTGTCAATTTGACCAAGGCACAGCGTGAGCTGCTGACGCAATTTCAGGAAACACTCAAGGGAAGCGAGCAGAAACACAGTCCTCAGGCGCACAGCTGGCTGGGTGGTGTGAAGGGGTTCTTCGAGGATCTCAAGTCCTGGCTTCATTGA
- the dapB gene encoding 4-hydroxy-tetrahydrodipicolinate reductase produces the protein MTKIGIVGAGGRMGRVLIEAVHANCAVELGAVVGRPGSPLIGRDAGELAGMGFLGLSVSDDLAAVVGDFDVLVDFTLPEGTLEHAEVCAQHGRPMVIGTTGFSAMQQRELDRLGRRIPLLIAPNMSIGVNLCLTLLETAAKVLGDEVDIEIIEAHHRHKVDAPSGTALQMGGVVAQALGRDLDTCAIYGREGRTGPRERGTIGFETIRAGDIVGEHTVMFAGLGERIEITHKATSRMTFASGALRAAAWLVGRPAGRYDMRDVLGLG, from the coding sequence ATGACGAAAATCGGCATCGTGGGTGCGGGTGGACGGATGGGGCGGGTGCTGATCGAAGCGGTTCATGCAAACTGCGCTGTTGAACTGGGTGCCGTGGTCGGGCGCCCTGGTAGCCCGCTGATTGGGCGGGATGCTGGTGAGTTGGCCGGCATGGGGTTTCTAGGGTTGAGCGTGTCCGACGATCTTGCTGCGGTGGTTGGAGATTTTGACGTTTTGGTCGACTTCACGTTGCCTGAAGGCACTCTCGAACATGCCGAGGTGTGCGCGCAGCACGGGCGTCCAATGGTAATCGGCACGACGGGCTTTTCTGCGATGCAACAACGTGAACTGGACCGACTGGGCCGACGAATTCCCTTGTTGATCGCCCCCAACATGAGCATAGGGGTGAATCTTTGTCTGACGCTGCTGGAAACCGCGGCCAAGGTATTGGGTGATGAGGTCGATATCGAAATCATCGAGGCGCATCATCGGCACAAGGTTGATGCGCCTTCGGGCACCGCCCTCCAGATGGGTGGCGTGGTGGCGCAAGCCCTCGGTCGGGATCTCGATACTTGCGCGATTTATGGGCGGGAGGGACGCACAGGACCGCGTGAGCGTGGCACCATCGGTTTCGAGACGATTCGCGCAGGCGATATCGTCGGGGAGCATACGGTGATGTTCGCAGGACTGGGGGAGCGTATCGAGATCACTCATAAGGCGACTAGCCGCATGACCTTCGCCAGCGGTGCCTTGCGTGCTGCGGCCTGGCTTGTTGGGCGTCCTGCTGGGCGTTACGACATGCGCGATGTGCTCGGCTTGGGCTGA
- the carA gene encoding glutamine-hydrolyzing carbamoyl-phosphate synthase small subunit, translated as MNQAALLALEDGSLFYGTAVGAQGECVGEVVFNTAMTGYQEILTDPSYARQIVTLTYPHIGNTGTNPEDEESAHVFAAGLVIRDLPLLHSSWRATESLDAYLSRRGLVAIAEVDTRQLTRLLRDKGALNGCIQAGVIDVDRALAAARGFPGLKGMDLAREVTTDEAYEWREGSWLNSGGSRQGGEGMADALHVVAYDFGVKRNILRMLADRGCRLTVVPAETSAAEVMRMAPDGLFLSNGPGDPEPCDYAIEAIAELVDREVPTFGICLGHQLLGLASGASTIKMKFGHHGANHPVQDLESGRVMISSQNHGFAVDESSLTTHLRATHRSLFDGSLQGIERTDRPAFGFQGHPEASPGPHDVAGLFDRFIRLMRA; from the coding sequence TTGAATCAAGCCGCTTTGTTGGCTCTAGAAGATGGCAGCCTGTTCTATGGCACCGCCGTCGGCGCGCAAGGGGAGTGTGTCGGCGAGGTGGTATTCAATACCGCCATGACGGGCTATCAGGAAATACTGACCGATCCATCCTATGCGCGCCAAATCGTCACACTGACCTACCCGCATATTGGTAATACCGGCACCAATCCAGAGGATGAAGAATCCGCACACGTGTTTGCGGCTGGGTTGGTCATCCGCGATTTGCCTCTACTCCATTCGAGCTGGCGGGCGACTGAGTCTCTGGATGCCTACTTGAGCAGGCGAGGCCTAGTCGCGATTGCTGAGGTCGACACGCGCCAGTTGACGCGCCTGCTGAGGGATAAAGGCGCCCTCAACGGATGCATTCAGGCGGGGGTGATCGATGTGGATCGCGCCCTCGCGGCAGCCCGTGGTTTCCCTGGGCTCAAGGGCATGGACCTCGCGCGCGAGGTGACTACCGACGAGGCTTACGAATGGCGTGAGGGCTCCTGGCTTAATAGTGGTGGGTCCCGCCAAGGTGGTGAGGGCATGGCCGACGCGTTGCACGTGGTGGCCTACGATTTTGGCGTCAAGCGCAATATTCTGCGCATGCTGGCCGACAGGGGTTGTCGCCTGACCGTCGTGCCTGCCGAGACATCCGCAGCCGAGGTGATGCGCATGGCGCCAGACGGTCTCTTCCTGTCCAACGGGCCGGGCGATCCGGAGCCCTGTGATTACGCCATCGAAGCTATAGCCGAGTTGGTCGATCGCGAAGTGCCGACCTTCGGCATCTGCCTGGGTCACCAGCTGCTCGGACTGGCGAGTGGCGCGTCGACCATTAAGATGAAGTTCGGACATCACGGCGCCAATCATCCGGTACAGGACCTAGAGAGCGGACGAGTCATGATCAGCTCGCAGAATCACGGCTTCGCCGTGGATGAATCCAGTCTCACGACCCATCTGCGCGCTACGCACCGTTCACTTTTCGATGGTTCGTTGCAGGGGATCGAACGGACCGACCGACCGGCGTTCGGCTTTCAGGGGCATCCCGAGGCCAGTCCCGGTCCTCATGACGTGGCTGGTCTCTTTGATCGATTCATCCGGCTCATGCGCGCCTAA
- the carB gene encoding carbamoyl-phosphate synthase large subunit gives MPKRTDIKSILVIGAGPIVIGQACEFDYSGAQACKALKEEGYRVILVNSNPATIMTDPETADAVYIEPIEWRTVSRIIERERPDALLPTMGGQTALNCALDLAREGVLERHGVEMIGADRDAIDMAEDRERFRHAMAEIGLPTPKAFAAHSFEEAQQVQGGIGFPTIIRPSFTMGGSGGGIAYNREEFEEIVKRGLDLSPTHEVLLEESVLGWKEYEMEVVRDRADNCIIVCSIENLDPMGVHTGDSITVAPAQTLTDKEYQHLRDASIAVLRKIGVDTGGSNVQFAVDPATGRIIVIEMNPRVSRSSALASKATGFPIAKVAAKLAVGYTLDELRNDITGGVTPASFEPTIDYVVTKIPRFTFEKFPKADSRLTTQMKSVGEVMAIGRSFQESFQKALRGLEIGVDGLNEVLDQSDRETAEARLRQELRAPTEQRIWYLADAFRYGMSLEEIHELSRIDPWFLAQIEDLVRSEQVLKGTSMEALSAENFRRLKRKGFSDRRLAWLLDETERTVRQRRHQLGIRPVYKRVDSCAAEFASSTAYLYSTYETVCEAEPTGRDKIMVLGGGPNRIGQGIEFDYCCVHAALALRDDGYETIMVNCNPETVSTDYDTSDRLYFEPLTLEDVLEIIDVEQPKGVIVQYGGQTPLKLARELEAAGAPIIGTSPDSIDLAEDRERFQHLIESLGLMQPPNRTARSAEEAARLADEVGYPVVVRPSYVLGGRAMEIVYDEQDLRRYMNEAVKVSNDAPVLIDRFLDDAIEVDVDAICDGESVLIGGVMQHIEQAGVHSGDSACSLPPYSLGAELLERLRDQVRRMAISLKVVGLMNAQLAVKGDDIYVLEVNPRASRTVPFVSKANGLPMAKVGARCMVGQTLAQQGIVRELIPPYFSVKEAVFPFIKFPGVDPILGPEMKSTGEVMGIGLTFGEAFAKAQLASGVVLPRGGRAFISVRDEDKAAAVDVARELLNRGFKLVATHGTRKILADAGLLCDAVNKVMEGRPHVVDMIKNGEIDMIVNTTANKQAIADSFTIRREALQRKITYATTMAGAVAMCLAMDFLDNEAVYRLQDLHKEARQ, from the coding sequence ATGCCCAAACGTACCGACATCAAAAGCATCCTGGTCATAGGCGCTGGCCCGATCGTCATCGGCCAAGCCTGCGAGTTCGATTACTCGGGGGCGCAGGCGTGCAAGGCGCTCAAGGAGGAGGGCTATCGAGTCATCCTGGTTAATTCGAATCCGGCCACGATCATGACCGATCCGGAGACTGCCGACGCGGTCTATATCGAGCCAATCGAATGGCGTACCGTGTCGCGCATCATCGAGCGCGAACGCCCTGACGCGTTATTGCCAACCATGGGAGGGCAGACGGCGCTTAACTGCGCACTGGATCTGGCTCGAGAGGGGGTGCTCGAACGTCATGGCGTAGAAATGATCGGTGCCGATCGGGATGCCATCGACATGGCGGAAGATCGCGAGCGCTTTCGTCATGCGATGGCCGAAATCGGCTTGCCCACGCCAAAAGCCTTCGCTGCGCATAGCTTCGAAGAAGCGCAACAGGTGCAGGGTGGCATTGGCTTCCCGACCATTATCCGACCGTCGTTCACCATGGGTGGTAGTGGCGGCGGAATTGCCTATAACCGTGAGGAATTCGAGGAAATCGTCAAGCGCGGACTCGATCTGTCGCCGACACATGAGGTGTTGCTTGAAGAATCGGTCCTCGGCTGGAAGGAATATGAAATGGAGGTCGTGCGCGACCGCGCCGACAACTGCATTATCGTCTGCTCCATCGAAAACCTCGATCCGATGGGCGTTCATACCGGTGATTCCATCACGGTTGCCCCTGCACAGACCTTGACCGACAAGGAATATCAGCATCTGCGCGATGCTTCCATTGCGGTCCTGCGCAAAATTGGTGTGGATACTGGCGGATCGAACGTCCAGTTCGCGGTCGATCCGGCGACGGGGCGGATCATTGTCATCGAGATGAACCCGCGCGTGTCACGGTCATCAGCCCTGGCCTCTAAGGCAACTGGCTTCCCTATCGCCAAGGTCGCCGCCAAGCTCGCCGTAGGTTATACCCTGGACGAATTGCGCAACGACATTACTGGCGGCGTAACCCCGGCATCGTTCGAGCCGACGATCGACTACGTCGTGACGAAGATTCCTCGCTTCACCTTTGAAAAATTCCCGAAGGCTGATTCACGTTTGACCACCCAAATGAAATCGGTGGGGGAAGTTATGGCGATTGGCCGCAGCTTCCAGGAATCCTTCCAAAAGGCTTTGCGGGGCCTCGAAATTGGAGTCGATGGCCTCAATGAGGTGCTGGATCAAAGCGACCGGGAAACCGCCGAGGCCAGATTGCGCCAAGAGCTACGCGCGCCGACTGAACAGCGTATCTGGTATCTTGCGGACGCCTTTCGTTACGGTATGAGCCTTGAAGAAATACATGAGCTCAGCCGTATCGATCCTTGGTTCCTTGCGCAAATCGAAGATCTCGTGCGTAGCGAGCAAGTTCTCAAGGGAACCTCGATGGAGGCCCTCTCCGCCGAGAATTTCCGGCGCCTCAAGCGTAAGGGTTTTTCGGACCGCCGCTTGGCGTGGTTGCTCGACGAGACTGAACGTACAGTACGCCAACGTCGCCATCAGCTCGGTATCCGTCCGGTTTACAAGCGGGTGGATAGTTGCGCTGCAGAATTCGCTTCAAGTACCGCCTACCTTTACTCGACTTACGAGACAGTCTGTGAGGCCGAACCGACCGGGCGCGACAAGATCATGGTGCTCGGTGGCGGGCCCAATCGGATCGGCCAAGGTATCGAGTTCGATTACTGCTGTGTTCACGCCGCGTTGGCCTTACGTGATGATGGTTACGAAACCATCATGGTCAATTGCAATCCTGAAACGGTTTCGACCGACTACGACACCTCTGACCGGCTCTATTTCGAGCCGCTGACGCTCGAAGACGTATTAGAGATCATCGACGTCGAACAGCCCAAGGGTGTGATCGTGCAGTATGGCGGCCAAACCCCGCTTAAGCTGGCTCGCGAGTTGGAGGCGGCAGGTGCGCCGATCATCGGGACGAGCCCGGATTCGATCGACCTTGCCGAAGATCGTGAACGGTTTCAACATCTGATCGAGTCGCTAGGCTTGATGCAGCCACCGAATCGTACCGCGCGCAGCGCGGAAGAAGCGGCTCGGTTGGCCGACGAAGTCGGTTATCCGGTCGTCGTGCGTCCATCCTATGTGTTGGGTGGTCGTGCCATGGAAATCGTGTATGACGAACAGGATTTGCGGCGGTACATGAACGAGGCGGTCAAGGTTTCGAACGACGCGCCCGTGCTCATCGATCGCTTTCTGGACGACGCCATCGAGGTCGATGTGGACGCGATTTGTGATGGCGAATCGGTGCTCATTGGCGGTGTCATGCAGCATATCGAACAAGCGGGCGTACATTCCGGTGATTCCGCCTGCTCGCTTCCGCCGTATTCGCTCGGTGCCGAATTGTTGGAAAGGCTGCGCGATCAGGTGCGACGGATGGCGATCAGTCTCAAGGTGGTCGGGTTGATGAATGCCCAGCTGGCCGTTAAGGGTGACGATATCTATGTGCTTGAAGTCAATCCGCGCGCCTCGCGGACGGTACCGTTTGTATCCAAGGCCAATGGCTTGCCGATGGCCAAGGTTGGGGCTCGTTGCATGGTGGGGCAGACACTCGCGCAACAGGGTATCGTTAGGGAGCTGATCCCACCGTATTTCTCGGTCAAGGAGGCGGTATTCCCGTTCATTAAATTCCCCGGCGTTGACCCGATTCTCGGTCCTGAGATGAAATCCACGGGCGAGGTGATGGGCATCGGTTTGACCTTTGGAGAGGCCTTCGCCAAGGCGCAATTGGCATCGGGCGTCGTCTTGCCGCGTGGCGGTCGAGCCTTTATCAGCGTACGCGACGAGGACAAGGCTGCCGCCGTTGATGTCGCACGGGAGCTACTCAATAGAGGGTTCAAGTTGGTGGCGACCCATGGTACCCGGAAGATTCTGGCCGATGCGGGATTGCTTTGCGATGCGGTCAACAAGGTCATGGAGGGGCGCCCGCACGTGGTCGATATGATCAAGAATGGCGAGATTGACATGATCGTGAACACCACCGCGAACAAGCAGGCCATAGCGGATTCCTTCACTATTCGCCGCGAGGCACTACAGCGTAAAATTACTTACGCCACCACCATGGCCGGTGCGGTTGCGATGTGTTTGGCAATGGATTTTCTGGACAACGAGGCGGTCTACCGTCTGCAGGACCTGCATAAGGAGGCTCGGCAATGA
- the greA gene encoding transcription elongation factor GreA, translating into MNKVPLTVLGAEKLRTELQKLKSEERPRVVAAIAEARAHGDLKENAEYHAAREQQGFIEGRIQEVEAKLANAQVIDVTKLNPGGKVVFGATVDLMDVASGDEITYQIVGEDEADIKQGRVSVSSPIARALIGKMEGDEVLVQAPGGTREYEVLAVRYV; encoded by the coding sequence ATGAATAAGGTGCCGTTGACAGTTCTGGGCGCTGAAAAGCTGCGGACGGAATTGCAGAAACTTAAATCCGAGGAGCGTCCGCGTGTCGTGGCAGCGATTGCGGAGGCCCGTGCGCATGGCGACCTCAAGGAGAACGCCGAGTATCACGCGGCTCGCGAGCAGCAAGGCTTTATAGAGGGTCGCATCCAGGAGGTCGAGGCGAAGCTGGCCAACGCGCAGGTGATCGACGTGACCAAGCTTAATCCGGGTGGCAAGGTGGTGTTTGGCGCGACGGTCGATTTGATGGATGTGGCTTCCGGGGATGAAATCACCTATCAGATCGTCGGGGAGGACGAGGCGGACATCAAGCAGGGCCGGGTTTCGGTCAGCTCCCCGATTGCGCGTGCACTAATCGGCAAAATGGAAGGTGACGAAGTGCTTGTGCAGGCCCCTGGCGGCACGCGAGAGTATGAAGTGCTCGCTGTGCGTTACGTCTGA
- a CDS encoding YhbY family RNA-binding protein, with amino-acid sequence MTMVLDDQQRRALRARAHTLKPVVLIGQKGLHPSVIEEIQAALDHHELIKVRIPGGREAMGPIVDEIISATGADLVQRIGGIVALYLKKRTNQT; translated from the coding sequence ATGACCATGGTACTCGATGATCAACAACGACGCGCGCTCAGGGCGCGCGCGCATACACTTAAACCGGTCGTACTCATCGGCCAAAAGGGGCTACATCCGAGCGTGATCGAGGAAATTCAGGCGGCTCTCGATCACCATGAACTGATCAAGGTCCGGATACCCGGCGGTCGCGAGGCGATGGGGCCAATCGTCGACGAGATCATCTCCGCTACCGGCGCCGACCTCGTACAGCGCATCGGTGGCATTGTGGCCCTGTATCTGAAAAAACGGACGAATCAGACGTAA
- the rlmE gene encoding 23S rRNA (uridine(2552)-2'-O)-methyltransferase RlmE, with protein sequence MPPRSKSSRQWLREHFDDPYVKRAQAEGYRSRAVYKLLELDERNPLFKPGQLVVDLGAAPGGWSQVARARLGEGGRVIATDILPMDPLPGVEFLQGDFREESVLSQLLLSIGNQGADLVLSDMAPNMSGVLAVDQPRGMLLAELALDLGMKVLRPGGGMVLKLFQGRGSDIFLAELRRGFERVGVRKPKASRPRSREVYIVATGRKL encoded by the coding sequence GTGCCGCCTCGCAGCAAGAGTAGCCGTCAGTGGCTGCGTGAACATTTCGATGATCCGTACGTGAAACGCGCGCAGGCGGAGGGTTATCGTTCGCGCGCTGTTTACAAATTGCTTGAGCTTGATGAGCGCAATCCATTGTTCAAGCCTGGGCAGCTGGTGGTTGATCTCGGAGCCGCTCCTGGGGGGTGGAGTCAAGTCGCGCGTGCGCGCCTTGGGGAAGGTGGGCGAGTGATCGCCACGGATATACTCCCGATGGACCCGCTGCCCGGTGTCGAATTCCTACAAGGCGATTTTAGAGAGGAGTCGGTGCTCAGTCAGTTGCTTCTGAGCATCGGAAATCAGGGCGCCGACCTTGTATTATCCGATATGGCGCCCAATATGAGTGGGGTGCTCGCCGTGGATCAGCCCCGGGGAATGCTATTGGCTGAACTCGCGCTCGACCTTGGCATGAAAGTGCTTCGGCCGGGAGGGGGGATGGTGTTGAAACTGTTTCAAGGCCGAGGGTCAGATATTTTCCTGGCGGAGTTGAGGCGTGGATTCGAACGTGTTGGGGTGCGCAAACCCAAAGCATCACGTCCGCGTAGCCGTGAGGTCTATATCGTGGCCACCGGCCGGAAACTATAG